Within Paenibacillus sp. RUD330, the genomic segment TCTGCTTGCGCAGCCGTTCCTTGCCGAGCTTCATGATATCGATGCCGCCGATGGAGATGGAGCCTTCCCCGTAATAAAGAGGCGGGAAATAAAAGCCCATCAGGCTCATCGACAGCGTCGACTTGCCGCAGCCGGACTCGCCGGCGATGCCGAGCGCCTTGCCCTCCTCGAGCGCGAAGTCGACGCCGTCGACGGCGAACACCTTTTCGTTCAGGCGCGTCCGGTAATACGTCTTGAGCCCCTCGACCTCCAATACGCGCCGCAGGGGCTCGGGGGCAAGTTCGGGTTGCAGATCCGCCAGCTTCCGGCTCATGCGCGCTCACTCCTGATTTTCGGATTGAAGATCTCGTCCATGCCGGTGTTGATCATGTACAGCGAGAAGGTGATGACGGCGATCGAGAAGGCCGCCGGGATGAACGCCCACCACGCCCCGGCCACCGGAGCCTCGAAGACGAGCGCCCAGTTCATGATGATGCCGAGCGAAATCGTGTTGTACGGCCCCAGGCCGAGCATCGAGATGGAAGCCTCCGACAGGATGCCGGAGGCGACCTGCAGGATGAAGGCCATGACGACATAGGAAGCGATATACGGCAGGATTTCGAAGACGATGATCTTCGGTGTGCTGTGTCCCGATATTTTGGCCAGATTGACATGGTCCCGGTTCCTCAGCGAGCTCGTCTGCGCGCGTACCGCCCGCGCGGTCCACGGCCAGCTCGTCAGGCCGATGATGACGGCGACGAGCAGCGAGCTGCGGGAGTTGATGCTGACGGAGATGAGGATCAGGATGATGAACGACGGAATGACGATGAACATGTTCGTGACCGCGGTCAGGATATTGTCGAGCAGGCCCCCGGCGTATCCGCACAGCAGCCCGATCGCCAGGCCGATGATCGTGGCGAAGACGCCCGCGACGAGGCCGACCATGATGGAGGTGCGGATGCCGTAGACGAGCTCCAGGAACAGGTCGCGGCCGAAGTTGTCGGAGCCGAGCAGCAGCCTCCCGCCCGGAGGCTGGAACGCCAGCGCCTCCATCGACAGCGGGTCGGCCCGGTTGATCAGCGGCACGATGACGACAAGCGCGACCATCAGCAGCAGCATGATGGCGCCGAACATGAACTTGGGCGAACGGATCAGAATGCCTACGGAATGCTTCATCTCAGTTCTCCTCCATTTGGGACGCCTTGATGCGGGGATCGACGATGCCGTAGACGATCTCGATCGTGAAGTTCGCCAGCAGCACCGTCAGCGCGATCAGCAGCGTGCAGCCGGAGATGAGCGGGTAATCCAGCTGCCGGATGGCCGTGAACAGCCAGGTGCCGATGCCGGGGTAGCTGAAGACGATCTCGCAGATGAGCGAGCCGCCGACCATCGTGCCGATGGACAGGGCAAGGCCCGTAATTTGCGGCAGCATCGCATTCTTGAACACATACCGCGCCACTCGGGAATCGCGGATGCCGAGCAGCTTGCTGTACAGCACATAGTCGGAGTTCAGCTCGTAGATGCTCATCTCCCTCATGCCGATCGCCTGGCCGCCGATCGTGACGAGCACGATCGAGAGGAACGGCAGCGTGTGGTGGCGGAGCACCGAGAGGATGAAGTCGAGGCTGAGATGCGGCACCATCTGATAATCGTAGCCTCCCGACATCGGGAACCATTTCAGCGTGATCGCGAGCAGGTACAGCATGATGATGGCGAGGGTGAAAAAAGGGATCGAATTCACGAACAGCGCCGCCGGGAACAGCACCTTGTCGAAGACGCCCTTGCGGTAGGCGGCCACCGCGCCGAGCACGTTGCCGATGATCCAGCCGACGAGGATGGCGGGAAGCTGGAGCGCGACCGTCCAGGGGACGGCGGCCATCAGGATGTCGGACACCTTGCGCGGGTACAGGCCGAATGACGTTCCGAGGTCGCCGGTGACGAGCTTCTGGAGGTAGATGCCGAACTGCGCGAGGAGCGGTTTGTCCACCCCGAACTCCTTCATGAAGTTGTCGTACACCTTCTTGATGGAATCGCTGTCCGTCATTCCTTGCGACACCTGGGAGGCGATCGTGCTGACCGGGTTGCCCTCGATGAGCCTCGGCAGCAGGAAATTGAGAATCAGCGCGATCAGCAGCGTGACGAGATACCAGCCGGACTTCTTCAGGAAATAGCGGGCGTAGGCGTTCAAGAGCTTCACCTTCCTTTAAGGGAAAGGGCCGGCCGCATTTGCGGCGGCCCTGTGGTTGCGAGGCGATGATTGCGGACAAGGCTTGACCATGCATGCGCGATCGGAGGAGAGATCGGCACGCGCAGCGGCGGTTCGGTCCGGCTGCAAGCGGAGATGGCCGCGCAGCTTCAAGGTCCGGCTGCCCGGAGCGGAGCGGGCCGATTCTCTCTGGAGAAGCAACGCGTTCGCCTTTGAACGAGGATGCCTACCCTGGCAGGGGTCAGCCATCAGAGCATCCGAGTTCAACCGCGATCGGAGGAGAGATCGGCACGCGCAGCGGCGGTTCGGTCCGGCTGCAAGCGGAGATGGCCGCGCAGCTTCAAGGTCCGGCTGCCCGGAGCGGAGCGGGCCGATTCTCTCTGGAGAAGCAACGCGTTCGCCTTTGAACGAGGATGCCTACCCTGGCAGGGGTCAGCAATCAGAGTATCCGAGTTCAACCGCGATCGGAGGAGAGATCGGCACGCGCAGCGGCGGTTCGGTCCGGCTGCAAGCGGAGATGGCCGCGCAGCTTCAAGGTCCGGCTGCCCGAAGCGGAGCGGGCCGGTTCTCTCTGGAGAAGCAACGCGTTCGCCTTTGAACGAGGATGCCTACCCTGGCAGGGGTCAGAAATCAGAGCATCCGAGTTCAACCGCGATCGGAAGAGAGATCGGCACGCGCAGCGGCGGTTCGGTCCGAATGTCCGGAAGCAGAGCCGGCCGGCGCAGCTTCAAGGTCCGGAGGAACTGAATTCCGTCAGTTCGAAATCTTATAGAGAGCCTTGATGCCCGCCCCGTCCATCGCGATCTGCGGCGGAATGTTGCTGCCGTCCCCGTCGACCGGGAAGCCCTTCCAGACCGACTCGTTCACGGTGTAGAACACCCAGGGACGGTACATCAGCGGAATGGACGGAACGTCCTTCAGCCAGATTTGCGTCAGCTCCGTGTACATCGTCTTGGCTTCGGCGTCGGATGCGGTCGGGATCTTGTCGATCAGCTGGTCGGCCTTGTCGTTTTTGTAGCGGCCCCAGTTCCAGAAGGCCATCTCGCCTGCCGGCGCCACGCCTTTGGAATACATGATCGTGCGTGCGCGGCTCCACGGATTGCTCGGCGTCACGTTGCCCGCCGGCGTGTTCATGATGATGTCGAACTTACCCGTCTGCAGGTCGTTCGTCCATACCGGAGCTTCCGGGAATTTCGTGCGGATCTCGATGCCGATCGCCTTGGCGCTCTGGGCGACGATCTCCAGCGCGGCGTTCCAGTCGGACCAGCCGTACGGGCATTCGACATCGTACGGGCCGAGGCGCTGGCCGTTCAGCACGCGAATGCCGTCCTTGCCCTTCTTGGCCCCGATGCTGTCGAGCAGCGCGTTCGCGGCCTTCGTGTCCGTCGTCCACTGCAGCGACTTGATGGCGTCCTGGTCGACGAACTTGGACTCCGCCGGCGTATCGAGCGTCAGCGAAGGCTTCATGTCGCCCGAATAACCGCTCATGGCCAGCTGCGACACTTTCTTGTAGTCGATGGACATCGCGATCGCCTTGCGGACTTCCGGCGAATCGAGGCCTTTCTTCGACATATTGAAGAAGATGGACGGCATCGAGCCCGGCAGATAATAAGGAGCCTCCTTCAAATAAGTCTTGATCGGAGCGTTCTCCTGCATCTTCCACACCTGCGGCGTGAATTGCTGCGAGACGTCCACCTGGCCGCTCTTGAACGCCAGGTCCCCGGCCGCGTTGTCCTTGTAGATGACATGCGTGATATATTTCGGAGCAGGCAGCTTGCCGAACAGCTTCTGGCCCCAATAGCTGTCGTCGCGGATGAGCGTGATCTTCTGGTCGTTGTAGAACATGAGCTTGTAGGGTCCGGTGCCGACCGGATCGGCGTTCATTTCCTTGCGGATCGTCGCCAGGTCGTTGTTCGACTTCGTCTCGATCGCTTCCCAAATATGCTTCGGAAGCATCGGCATCAGCTCGATGCTCTCGGTTACGGTCAGTTTGTTGGCGTTGGCAGGGTTCAGGCTGATGACGACCGCATTGACTCCGTCCGCCTTGACGTCCTGGATGTAATCCCAGTAGCTGGACCAGTTGAGCTCGTATTTTTTGCCGAGGCCATAGGTATACACGACATCATCGGAAGTAAAAGGCTGGCCGTCGCTCCACTTGGCGTCCGGGTTCAGCTCGATGCGCAGCGTCTTGTCGTCCGTCCAGCTGTACGACTTGCCGAGGAGAGGCTCGAGCTTTCCGTCGATCATGTTAATCATGAACAGCGTTTCATACACGAGCTCGCGGGAGTTGCCGTAGTTGATCGGAAAAGCCGGGTTGCCGCTCAGCAGGTTGAAGTTGGTCGGCGCTCCCCACTGCAGGCCGTTGATATAGAGCGTCTCGTTGCGCGGCGTTTCCTTGGCTCCGCCGGAGCTGTCGGTGCTCGCGGTCGGCTGCGGGCTGGCCGAAGGATCGGCGCTCGCGGCCGGCTCCTTGGTCGCCTCCGTCCCTCCGGTGTTCGCCGCGCTTGTCGGCGGCGGCGTGGAATTGCTGCATGCGGCCAGCAGCGACCCCGTCATCATGACCGAGGCGAACGTTAAGGCTAGCGCTTTACGCTTCATGGCTTCCTCTCCCCATTCCTCAACTAAATTGGATGCCTTCCCCATAAGTAAGCGTTTACATAAATAAGTATAAAACGGCCCCGAAGGACCGTAAATGGTGGCAGTTTTGGGATTATATCTATTTTTTTGGGGTAGAGCCTCCGATCTGCGGCAGCCGCTCTCAGGAAACGTCGGCCGCCGGCATGCGCAGGCGCACGCTGCGGACGAGGAAGGCGTCCCCGGCGCGGTTCGGACGGGAAGGAATCGCCGTGACGATGCCGTTCTGGACCATAATGCCCCGCTCCGCCCCAGTCAGCTCCGGATTCCGGCCGTTGAGGCGGCAGCAGCGGAATGCTGTCGGCGTCAAGCGGGCCATGCGGGTGATGGCTCCGCCGATGGCCGGAGCCTCCACGATCCACTCCGCCGACGTCTGCGGCCCCTTGTACGCCTGGACGGTCCGGAACAGCCAGCCCCGGGTGACGTTGCGCAGCCGGATGAGCCATTTGGACAGGCTCAGCTTGACGATGGAAGCCTCGATAAGGTCTCCGGGAAATACCGGCAGCCTGATCCTCGTCTCGGCCCGGGGCAGAATTTCCCACCAGGCGTAATAGTTCGCTTTGCCGTTCACGCATTCATGCTCGGTACCGGTCTGGATCAGGCTGCTGTTGTTGTAGCCGTCGATGCCGATCCAGGCGGAGGAATACGAGGAGCGCTCCGAGGGCAGCACGAACGGCACGGTCCAGGAGGCGGAGATGCTTCGGAACGCGCCTTTGCTGCCGGTTGCCGCGTATCCGCTCCAGTTCGACGAGGTCCAGCCTGCGTTAGCGAGGACAGGCGAATTTTTTTTGCCGCGGCAAGCGGCTTGCATTGCTCGGGATAACCGATAGGGCATCTGTTCACAACCTTTTGAGGGAGATGCTATATCCATTATGCATCGGCCAGGAAGCCTGCATGGGCATCCGGCTGCCAGCGAGAAAACGGGCCCAAGCCGTTCCATGCCGCTTGAGCGCAGCTCTGCCCGGCAACAAGGAATGCCGATCCCTTTCCGAAGACATGCACCCCGCTCCATGCGGAGCTGAGCTCCGTCCCTCACGGCTCCATTGGAGGAGCTTTACATGCCGGCTGCTTTCTTGATGCGCTCCCGTTCGCCGACGACTAGCCGCTTCAGCTCTTCGGTGCCGTAAGCGCCGGCCGAAAAACTGTTGTTGCCCGTGTAGAAGGCGATCCATGAAGTCGTTCCGTCCTCCAGAAGCAGAGCGATCTGAGCGCGGTCGCTGCCCGCATGCTTGAACATCTCCCTCGTATCGTCCAACAGAGGCAGCGGCAGCAAAGCCTTAAGAAAAGCCTCGGAAGCTTCCGGCGTGAAATCTCCAATGCGTTTGCCGTCCATGCCGCTATGCAAGCTGACGGCGACGACCTTGCCTTCAATATCCATCAGCTCCCCGATCGTCCTCGCCCGGGGATTGGACTGCACTTCATAAATCTTGCCGCCCGCTGCCAGGCGGAAGTCCGGCCTGTACCCCTTCAAGGCATGGATTTCGGTGCCGATCGGCAGAAAAGCGGCGTCCCCGTCCTTCATTTTGTAGTCGGTGCAGGCGTTATCCGCCATCCTGAACTTCACGCTGCCGATGCGGGGACCAAGCCGTCCAACCGGCAAGGCTGCCGCCGCTTCGGAATTGCGCACATAGGAGAGCCCGTTGACATGCAGAATATCCACCCACTCGGGAATCGACATGCACTTCGTTCCTGCCGCCCCCCTAGCGCCGTTGAACGATAGAAGACCGGCGCAAACCGTCAAGGCGATCAACGCCATCGCCACGGCAGCCGGGCGAACCCGTATACGTCTGTTCATTTTCCATCCCCCTTATGCCGGCCTGCGGCCCTCCAATCAGAACGGCGGCAACGAAGAAAAGGCCCCTGGATCTTGTCCTATTCAACGCTCATCGCCTCCATGATTTCATGCCGAATCCCGCCGCCCTTGCGCCGATCGGTTGGAAGCACGGATGCGGCATACGCAGAGCGCGGCCTCGGCTGAAACGGAAGCTTCGGCCTCGGCAGGCTGCTGGGCATCATCATGGTCCTCCAAGCTGATCAGGACCGCTTCTTAACCAGACGTGCCGCTGCGCCCAAATGTTTCCTTCCCTAGGCATGTCTCCGGCCAGACAAGAGCCGGAAGCCGGGGTGATCCTCCTCGTTGCCCATATCGGCATTCCCTGTCGGCTCCCTGCATTCCCGATCGGAGCCAAATCAAAGAGACGCGGAATCTAGCATTCCGCGTCTCTTCCTTTTGAAGCCATCCTGTTGAAACGGATCAGGACATGAAAGAACTAACGACGATGACGAGCAGCACATACAGGACCAGAATGGCGCCTGTGCTGGAGAAAGCATTGCCATAGCCAGCTTCCGGCATGATTCAAAACCCCTTTCGCAAGTTCTACTCTACGTTATGTATCTCCCGTACGCGACGTTTGGACGGGAAGTATAATTGTGCTTATGCTAGGGAATTCGGCAGATTCATAGACAGCCGTCCCCGCCTGCATGGCGGTCCGGAGCAAGGCGGATGCATGAGCCGAAATGAAAAAGACGCGGAATTTGCATTCCGCGTCTCCCCATGCGCCCTCATGCCGCTCCTTGAACTAGTTCAGGAAAGAGGCGCTTACGATGACCAGCAGGATGAACAGGACCAGGATGGCGCCTGTGCTGAGTCTGCCATGACCATATTCGGACATTTTTCATTTCCCCTTTCGTTCTTGCTACTCTACCTTATGTATCTCCCATGCACGATGTTTGGACGGGAGGCATATTTGTGCTTATGCTAGGGTATTCCGCAGTTTTATAGACAGCTGCATGGGGTGCGTGACGGCGCAGCCGCCATGCCGGAATGGAAACGGAAAAAAGAAAAAACGCGGAAGCTTTCGCTCCGCGTCTTCATCTGGAAAGCTGATTTTTACCTGATTAGTACAGGAAAGAGGCGCTTACGATGACCAGCAGAATGAACAGGACCAGAACAGCGGCTGTGCTGATGGATTTGACGTGGCCGACTTCAGACATCTTCCATTTCCCCTTTCACTTGAGTATACCCTACCTTATGTATCTATCGGCAGCGATGTTTGGACGGGAGGTATAGTTGTGCTTATGCTAGGGGCAGCCTGATCTCCTCAAGCGGAAGGGCCTATTTTCGCGCCCATTTCTCCCGGAGTCCAGCCATAACCGGAACGGCCGGCATAGGATATCTCAGTCTACCGAAGGGAGAAATGACAAATGTCTTATGGAGTCGGCGGAGTAGGCGGAGAAGGCGTAGGCTGCGGATACGGCGGGTTCGGCATGAGCACGGCCGCGATCCTGGTCCTCTTCATTCTGCTCGTCATCATTACACGCGCTTTCCTTTGCTAGTGCTGAATGTCATTTTCTAAGGCAAAAGAGGACCTCCGCGGTCCTCTTTTTTGATTTCGTCCTGCCGCAGGGACATGAAAGCTCTAACGAACGTGGATATCCACGCCGTATGCATGCAGGCCCAGCTTGCGGGCGACCGACTGCGAAGCGAAATTGTCCCATGAGGTGCTGTAAAACGGCAGCATGCCGCCGGCCTGCAGCGCCTGGGCCCATGCTTCCGCGCACATGATCGCGAGCCCCCGGCCTCGATGGCCCGGCAGCGTCTCCAGCCCGGCCTCCGCTCCAAGGGGGCTTTTTCTTGCGCTGAAGCAGACCGACACGGCCCGCCCGTCTGCGACGACGGCAAAAACCGGCTGCCGGTCCTCCAGCCCTTCGGCCAAGCCCGGAAATCCGGAATCAAGCAAATTCCTGTTCTCGCTCGCAATTCGGATGGCTCCGCCGGCTGCCTGAACAGGGTTTTTGAACAGATAAGCCGGTCCCATCCAGACCGACTTCAATTCACGAATGCCGTTCCCGCTCCGAATCAGCTCCGCCAGCTCCAGCCCGGTCCGGCCTCTCCCCGCCGCACGCTCAAAACCATCCCGCAGGTCGTCCGGAAAATCCTCGCCGAAGCGGATCACATCTCCCTGTCTCGTCCTCCCGAGAAAAAAGAGCGGCGCAGCCGAGCCGGACGGCTCGTTGACCGCGATCATCCTGCCGCAGCGACCGCTCTTGAACAAAATATCCGCTTGAATCGCCATCAGTTCATAATCGCCGATCCTATCCGCCTTTCCCGCCATTCTTCCTTCCCCCTTCCGCAAGCTCAATCATCCTCCCGCATCTGCTTCAGCGGCTGATTGAATCCTTGCCGCCAGCGCCTCCGGAGTCAGCTCCGAATCCGTCCGCAGCAGCTCCTGTATCCCGTCATACATCGCCTCGGTGACACCGGCGGGCAGCCGGACATCGAACACCGGCGTCAGGCGGACCTGGCGCATCAACGACAAATACTCCCTGAACAGCGGCGTCGACGCGCCCTCATTGTAATCGGTCGGATGCGAGCCGGACAAGTCGCCTCTCTCGGCGGCCCGATTGGCCTGCTCCGAGCCGGTGAGCAGCTTCACGAGCTCCAATGCGCTCTCAAGGCGTTCGCCGCTCAAGCCCGCCTTGAAGGCGATGCCCCAGCCGGAACCGCCGGATACCGTCAGGCCGCCGCCTTCTTGCCCGTCCGGTGCGGCGGCCGGCGCCGGCAGCAGCGCCAGCCTGGTCTGCGCGGCTACATGCGGAGGCGCATCCGCGGCGAACGACGATACGGCCCAGCCGCCCTCCAGCACGACCGCCGCTTTGCCCTGATAGTACAGCTCCCGCTGCTGCACGTTGTCGAGCGTTCCCCGATCGGCGTTCAGCAGCCCTTTGTCTGCCAGGCTGCGAACGGCCCGAAGCGCCTCCACGAACGGGGCGTCACTGTACTTGGCCGTGCCGGCGACGGCATCGTTCATCCACGCCTCTCCGACATAACGTTCCGCCAGCGTGCTGAACAGGCACGAGCCTGCTACCCAGGCATCCCTGTTGCCGAACGAGATCGGCGTATAGCCCAGCTTCTTGAGCTTCTCCAGCGCCTGGAGAAGCTCCTCCCAGCTGTCCGGAAACCGTTCGTACCCCGCTTCGCGGAACATGGCGCTGTTGTAGAATACGAGCGAGGTCGCCGTAATCTGCATCGGGACGGCCGCCCGCCTGCCGTCGAAGGTGAAGTCGTCGAACGCCTCGGGCCTGAATCCGCCGCTCCAGCTAGGATCGGCCGCTAGAACGCCGTCCACCGGCTGGATCAAGCCGTTGCCGAGCAGCATCCGGGCATCCGAGCCGAGCACCATGAAGACATCCGGCAGAGCGTTTCCTGCTGCCAGCGTCTTGATTTTCTGCTTCAAGGCGTTGTTGTCCAGCACATCCTCGGCCAGCTCCAGGCCGGGATGCTCCCGGCGGAACTGGTCCACCAGCTCGCGATGGACGACATCGACGGCGGCGGTAGAGGTGGGCAGCCAGGAATCCGTGAGCGTTATCCGCATCGGATCTCCCGTCCCCGCTGCAGGCGCCGCTGCCGGCGGCGACTCCGGATCGCTGCGGCAGCCGGCGGCGGCCGCGGCCAGAACCGCAAGCAGCAGCGCCGCCGCGATCCGCTTGATCATGAAGCATTCCCCCCTTGGCTCCAGCCGGCTATCGATTGCGGTAGTCCCGAGGGGACATTCCCGCGTGCTTCTTGAACATCAGCGAGAAATACTTGTAGTCCTGATACCCGACCTTGCAGGCGATATCCGCCGTCCTCATGCGGCTGCCCCGCAGCAGCCGCTGCGCTTCCTCCATCCTGTGCCTCGTCAGCCATTTGATGAAGGTCGTCCCCGTCTCTTCCTTGAACACCTTGCTCAGATGAGCCGCCGTCACTCCCGCATGATGCGCCGCTTCCGCCAGTCCGATCGGCTTGTCGCCGTTCGCGGCGGCAAAGGCGATGACCTCCTTGACGAGACGGCTTGCGGCGCTGGGCTTGCGGACGGCCTCTTCCGCGCATGCCCGGCCATCCGCCTCTTCGGCAAGCGCAGCCGGCTCAGCCTCCGGAAGCCGGCTATCGGGATTCGAGGCCAAGCACGCGACAGCGCCTCCCCTCGCGGGATCAGCCTTCCGGCGAAGGGCGGCGAGAGCTTCGGCGTAGCCTCGTCCCGCATCCTCGAGACTCCAGAGCGGAAGAGAGGTTCCAGCCGCAACGGACACGCCCAGGCAAGCGTGGACATTTTCCGCAACCCGTTCCAATGCTTCCAAAGCGAGCTTCCCGCTCGGCACAGGGATGATCCCTGCCAGCCTGCCGGGGCGGATCGCCGTTATGCAGACCGGGTTCCCGGATGCGGCGGCGAGCGTTTCCTCGGCGATGTTCAGCAAGGCATATCCGTAAGCATCCAGCTCCGAGGGCGTGAGACGCTCCTGCAGCTGCCGGTAGCCGTCCACTTCGGCTGCGAATGCGGCGTAGGGAGGAGCTCCCAGCTCCATGCCCAGCAGGCGCGCCTGCTCGAGAAGCTCCTTCCGGCCGATCCTGCCTTCCAGCATCCCCGCGACCAGCCTCGACTTGAGCAGAGGAGCGCTCGCCCGGAACAGCTGTCCTCTCAGCTGCTCTCCTTGCCGCCGGAGCCTGCGCTCCTCCTCCTCGTCGCGAAGTCCCGATACGGTCTCCACCAGATTGTCGGCCAGCACCGGCTTGAGCAGGTAATGCCGGATGCCGAGCGCCATCGCCTCCTTGGCGCAGGCGAAGTCTTCATAGCCGCTCAGCAGCACCATTTCCACGTCGGGATACTGCTGCTTGACCGTGCGCGCCAGCTCGATGCCCGACATGACCGGCATCCGGATATCCGAGAGGATGAGATCGACCGGCTCCTCCCGCAGCTTTTCCAAGGCTTCCGCCCCGTTGCGGGCTTCGGATGCGATCTCGACGCCGTAACGCTGCCAATCGATGGACATCCGTATTCCTCTTCGCACCATCTTCTCATCGTCAACCAGCATGACCCTGAACATGGACAGCCTCCCCCTCTGTGCATGGCTGGCGCACGGTAACGACCGTGCCTCTCCCCGGAATGCTACGGAATTCGAGACCGTAGCCGGCGCCGTAGTTCAGCCGGATCCGATCCCTGATATTGGGCAAGCCAAGGCCTCCCTCCCTGCGGCTTCCCTCGCCGGACTCGCCAGCCTCCAGCCGGTTCCGGATTTCCCGTTCATCCGCCCCGGCGCCGTCGTCGGCGACCTCGTAGAGAAGATCGCCTCCCTGGCGGTAGATCCGCAGCCGGATCACGCCTTCCCCGCCGCCCGCCTCAATGCCGTGGCGAACCGCATTTTCCACGATCGGCTGCAGCACGATCTTCGTCACCTTGCAGGGAAGGACGGAGAGATCGATCTCTTCCAGAAACCGGATTCCGCCGTCATGCCGCTTCTGCTGGATCGCCATGTAATGGCGGATATGCTCGACCTCCTTCTCGACGGTCGTGAAGCGGCTGCCGCTGTTCAGGCCGATCCGGAACAGCTGGGAGAGGGAATTGATCATGAGCGACGTCTCGAAGGCGCGCTCCATCCGGCACATCCAGTAGATCATATCCAGCGTGTTGTAGAGGAAATGGGGATTGATCTGCTCCTCGAGCGCCTTCAGCTCCGCATCCTTCTGCTTCATCCGCGACACATGGACCTCGTTGATCAAT encodes:
- a CDS encoding response regulator — encoded protein: MFRVMLVDDEKMVRRGIRMSIDWQRYGVEIASEARNGAEALEKLREEPVDLILSDIRMPVMSGIELARTVKQQYPDVEMVLLSGYEDFACAKEAMALGIRHYLLKPVLADNLVETVSGLRDEEEERRLRRQGEQLRGQLFRASAPLLKSRLVAGMLEGRIGRKELLEQARLLGMELGAPPYAAFAAEVDGYRQLQERLTPSELDAYGYALLNIAEETLAAASGNPVCITAIRPGRLAGIIPVPSGKLALEALERVAENVHACLGVSVAAGTSLPLWSLEDAGRGYAEALAALRRKADPARGGAVACLASNPDSRLPEAEPAALAEEADGRACAEEAVRKPSAASRLVKEVIAFAAANGDKPIGLAEAAHHAGVTAAHLSKVFKEETGTTFIKWLTRHRMEEAQRLLRGSRMRTADIACKVGYQDYKYFSLMFKKHAGMSPRDYRNR
- a CDS encoding YjcZ family sporulation protein, with protein sequence MPEAGYGNAFSSTGAILVLYVLLVIVVSSFMS
- a CDS encoding G1 family glutamic endopeptidase, with protein sequence MPYRLSRAMQAACRGKKNSPVLANAGWTSSNWSGYAATGSKGAFRSISASWTVPFVLPSERSSYSSAWIGIDGYNNSSLIQTGTEHECVNGKANYYAWWEILPRAETRIRLPVFPGDLIEASIVKLSLSKWLIRLRNVTRGWLFRTVQAYKGPQTSAEWIVEAPAIGGAITRMARLTPTAFRCCRLNGRNPELTGAERGIMVQNGIVTAIPSRPNRAGDAFLVRSVRLRMPAADVS
- a CDS encoding GNAT family N-acetyltransferase; the protein is MAGKADRIGDYELMAIQADILFKSGRCGRMIAVNEPSGSAAPLFFLGRTRQGDVIRFGEDFPDDLRDGFERAAGRGRTGLELAELIRSGNGIRELKSVWMGPAYLFKNPVQAAGGAIRIASENRNLLDSGFPGLAEGLEDRQPVFAVVADGRAVSVCFSARKSPLGAEAGLETLPGHRGRGLAIMCAEAWAQALQAGGMLPFYSTSWDNFASQSVARKLGLHAYGVDIHVR
- a CDS encoding YjcZ family sporulation protein translates to MSEYGHGRLSTGAILVLFILLVIVSASFLN
- a CDS encoding YjcZ family sporulation protein; this translates as MSEVGHVKSISTAAVLVLFILLVIVSASFLY
- a CDS encoding extracellular solute-binding protein; this translates as MIKRIAAALLLAVLAAAAAGCRSDPESPPAAAPAAGTGDPMRITLTDSWLPTSTAAVDVVHRELVDQFRREHPGLELAEDVLDNNALKQKIKTLAAGNALPDVFMVLGSDARMLLGNGLIQPVDGVLAADPSWSGGFRPEAFDDFTFDGRRAAVPMQITATSLVFYNSAMFREAGYERFPDSWEELLQALEKLKKLGYTPISFGNRDAWVAGSCLFSTLAERYVGEAWMNDAVAGTAKYSDAPFVEALRAVRSLADKGLLNADRGTLDNVQQRELYYQGKAAVVLEGGWAVSSFAADAPPHVAAQTRLALLPAPAAAPDGQEGGGLTVSGGSGWGIAFKAGLSGERLESALELVKLLTGSEQANRAAERGDLSGSHPTDYNEGASTPLFREYLSLMRQVRLTPVFDVRLPAGVTEAMYDGIQELLRTDSELTPEALAARIQSAAEADAGG
- a CDS encoding sporulation protein YjcZ; translation: MSYGVGGVGGEGVGCGYGGFGMSTAAILVLFILLVIITRAFLC
- a CDS encoding ABC transporter permease translates to MKHSVGILIRSPKFMFGAIMLLLMVALVVIVPLINRADPLSMEALAFQPPGGRLLLGSDNFGRDLFLELVYGIRTSIMVGLVAGVFATIIGLAIGLLCGYAGGLLDNILTAVTNMFIVIPSFIILILISVSINSRSSLLVAVIIGLTSWPWTARAVRAQTSSLRNRDHVNLAKISGHSTPKIIVFEILPYIASYVVMAFILQVASGILSEASISMLGLGPYNTISLGIIMNWALVFEAPVAGAWWAFIPAAFSIAVITFSLYMINTGMDEIFNPKIRSERA
- a CDS encoding ABC transporter substrate-binding protein — encoded protein: MKRKALALTFASVMMTGSLLAACSNSTPPPTSAANTGGTEATKEPAASADPSASPQPTASTDSSGGAKETPRNETLYINGLQWGAPTNFNLLSGNPAFPINYGNSRELVYETLFMINMIDGKLEPLLGKSYSWTDDKTLRIELNPDAKWSDGQPFTSDDVVYTYGLGKKYELNWSSYWDYIQDVKADGVNAVVISLNPANANKLTVTESIELMPMLPKHIWEAIETKSNNDLATIRKEMNADPVGTGPYKLMFYNDQKITLIRDDSYWGQKLFGKLPAPKYITHVIYKDNAAGDLAFKSGQVDVSQQFTPQVWKMQENAPIKTYLKEAPYYLPGSMPSIFFNMSKKGLDSPEVRKAIAMSIDYKKVSQLAMSGYSGDMKPSLTLDTPAESKFVDQDAIKSLQWTTDTKAANALLDSIGAKKGKDGIRVLNGQRLGPYDVECPYGWSDWNAALEIVAQSAKAIGIEIRTKFPEAPVWTNDLQTGKFDIIMNTPAGNVTPSNPWSRARTIMYSKGVAPAGEMAFWNWGRYKNDKADQLIDKIPTASDAEAKTMYTELTQIWLKDVPSIPLMYRPWVFYTVNESVWKGFPVDGDGSNIPPQIAMDGAGIKALYKISN
- a CDS encoding ABC transporter permease, with translation MNAYARYFLKKSGWYLVTLLIALILNFLLPRLIEGNPVSTIASQVSQGMTDSDSIKKVYDNFMKEFGVDKPLLAQFGIYLQKLVTGDLGTSFGLYPRKVSDILMAAVPWTVALQLPAILVGWIIGNVLGAVAAYRKGVFDKVLFPAALFVNSIPFFTLAIIMLYLLAITLKWFPMSGGYDYQMVPHLSLDFILSVLRHHTLPFLSIVLVTIGGQAIGMREMSIYELNSDYVLYSKLLGIRDSRVARYVFKNAMLPQITGLALSIGTMVGGSLICEIVFSYPGIGTWLFTAIRQLDYPLISGCTLLIALTVLLANFTIEIVYGIVDPRIKASQMEEN